One window from the genome of Streptomyces sp. WZ-12 encodes:
- a CDS encoding serine/threonine-protein kinase: protein MTSEHPGALPTSAALAVDDPEEIGGYRLHARLGSGGMGHVYLAYTPGGRPVALKAVRSELAGDPEFRHRFAQEVSNARRIHGLYTAQVIDAGVDAVTPWLATAYVPAPSLHEVLRRHGPLPVRTVLLLMAGIAEALQSIHGAAVVHRDLKPANVLVAADGPRVIDFGIARAADAVALTGAGLRIGTPAFMAPEQALGRIATPATDVFALGALAVYASGGRPPFGDCPESVALYRAVHEPPDLSRVPVELHDLLGQCLAKDPAARPTTTTLIEAVRRHPAVGAQVRFTEGWLPTAVRSELSRHHEPSAPPESPHAQPTVTATSVPLPQPAGSNPALPPPPPQRRSRPVRWFVLAVATALLLGGGAVYYFDYPAEDAAPSTASEQSEEAPEDAYRPGYAGVELTSPDASYEFDLQNGKVVPESSATWYLSRTATAFAIPEDSDAFIAPGDSLTVGGCLSGIDNNPVTSLKFSEVEDQHPFCVRSANGRDIAIVRLVEAVPGGGSVTVSLSHYRNDD, encoded by the coding sequence ATGACCTCCGAGCATCCCGGCGCGCTGCCCACCTCCGCGGCTCTGGCCGTCGATGATCCAGAGGAGATCGGCGGGTACCGGCTGCACGCCCGGCTCGGCTCGGGCGGCATGGGACATGTGTACCTGGCGTACACGCCGGGCGGCCGCCCGGTGGCCCTCAAGGCGGTGCGGTCGGAACTCGCCGGGGATCCCGAGTTCCGTCACCGCTTCGCCCAGGAGGTGTCCAACGCCCGGCGCATTCACGGTCTTTACACCGCCCAGGTCATCGACGCCGGTGTCGATGCCGTGACTCCGTGGCTGGCGACGGCCTACGTGCCCGCCCCCTCACTGCACGAGGTGCTCCGCCGGCACGGTCCGCTGCCGGTGCGGACCGTACTGCTCCTCATGGCGGGCATCGCGGAGGCCCTTCAGTCGATCCATGGCGCCGCGGTCGTCCACCGGGATCTCAAGCCGGCCAATGTGCTGGTGGCCGCCGACGGCCCCCGGGTCATCGACTTCGGCATCGCGCGTGCCGCCGACGCCGTCGCCCTGACCGGCGCCGGCCTGCGGATCGGCACACCCGCCTTCATGGCTCCCGAGCAGGCCCTGGGGCGGATCGCCACCCCTGCCACCGACGTCTTCGCACTCGGCGCGTTGGCCGTCTACGCCTCCGGCGGCAGACCCCCCTTCGGCGACTGCCCCGAATCCGTCGCCCTGTACCGGGCGGTCCACGAACCGCCCGACCTCTCCCGCGTACCGGTCGAACTGCACGACCTGCTGGGGCAGTGCCTGGCGAAGGACCCCGCCGCGCGGCCCACGACCACCACGCTCATCGAGGCGGTGCGCCGCCACCCCGCCGTGGGCGCCCAGGTGCGGTTCACCGAAGGCTGGCTCCCGACCGCCGTTCGTTCGGAGTTGAGCCGCCACCACGAACCCTCCGCACCACCGGAGTCACCACACGCACAGCCGACCGTCACCGCCACCTCCGTGCCCCTCCCCCAGCCCGCAGGGTCCAATCCCGCCTTGCCTCCACCCCCACCGCAGCGCCGGAGCAGGCCCGTTCGCTGGTTCGTCCTGGCGGTGGCCACCGCGCTGCTGCTCGGCGGCGGTGCGGTCTACTACTTCGACTACCCCGCCGAGGATGCGGCCCCGTCCACCGCATCCGAGCAGTCGGAGGAGGCTCCCGAGGACGCCTACCGCCCCGGATACGCGGGCGTGGAACTCACCTCCCCGGATGCGAGTTACGAGTTCGACCTGCAGAACGGCAAGGTCGTTCCGGAGTCCAGCGCCACCTGGTACCTGTCCCGCACAGCGACCGCTTTCGCGATCCCCGAGGACAGCGACGCGTTCATCGCCCCCGGTGACAGCCTGACCGTCGGTGGCTGCCTCTCGGGGATCGACAACAACCCGGTGACTTCGCTGAAGTTCAGCGAAGTCGAAGACCAGCACCCCTTCTGCGTACGCAGCGCCAACGGCCGGGACATCGCGATCGTGCGGCTGGTCGAAGCCGTTCCCGGAGGCGGCTCGGTGACGGTCTCCCTCAGCCACTACCGCAACGACGACTGA